In Actinomycetota bacterium, a genomic segment contains:
- a CDS encoding redoxin family protein: MSTPSPGQRAPELVLPTHLGSQFDLAAERGKNVVVVFYPLAWTPV; this comes from the coding sequence ATGTCGACACCGTCACCGGGACAAAGAGCCCCTGAACTTGTGCTCCCGACACATCTCGGAAGCCAATTCGATCTTGCCGCCGAGCGGGGCAAAAACGTTGTTGTAGTGTTCTATCCGCTCGCGTGGACCCCTGTTTGA
- a CDS encoding flavodoxin family protein: MKVVAINGSPRVGGNTASLVNMVFEPLEEAGIECVQMQTAGKVVLGCTACSACYKRADGQCHGRDDFVNVIIEELKEADGIILASPVYFADVSSDMKAVIDRVGYVSRANGSTFARKPGAAIVAVRRAGAIHALDTMSHFFLIGEMMMVGSSYWNIGVGRQPGDVLQDEEGVRTMRRLGENMAWLLGKLKQEGR, translated from the coding sequence ATGAAAGTCGTTGCCATAAACGGGTCGCCGAGAGTAGGCGGCAATACCGCTTCACTCGTGAATATGGTGTTCGAGCCACTCGAGGAGGCGGGTATCGAGTGCGTCCAGATGCAGACCGCCGGGAAGGTGGTTTTGGGGTGCACCGCGTGCTCGGCCTGCTATAAGAGGGCAGATGGCCAGTGTCATGGCCGAGATGATTTCGTCAATGTCATCATCGAGGAGCTCAAAGAAGCCGACGGCATCATCCTGGCTTCTCCTGTTTATTTTGCCGATGTGAGTAGCGACATGAAAGCGGTGATCGATCGGGTCGGGTATGTGTCCAGGGCCAACGGTAGTACTTTCGCTCGAAAGCCCGGAGCGGCGATCGTTGCGGTCAGAAGGGCGGGGGCCATCCATGCGCTAGACACAATGTCTCACTTCTTCCTTATCGGCGAGATGATGATGGTTGGTTCGAGCTACTGGAACATCGGAGTCGGGCGGCAACCGGGCGATGTCTTGCAGGATGAAGAAGGCGTGAGGACAATGCGCCGCCTTGGCGAGAATATGGCGTGGTTGCTCGGCAAGTTGAAGCAGGAAGGCCGGTAG